In Vespa velutina chromosome 14, iVesVel2.1, whole genome shotgun sequence, one DNA window encodes the following:
- the LOC124954196 gene encoding tuberin isoform X3, giving the protein MFIIALCRSVNVETYCQISWKIMRNLLGTHMGHSALYTMCRLLQDTNYQRDVRLLRGAVFYVNMGLWGTHRIPKLVCTPTSVLPSFHQALQCNHPIVMYEVTLSIQRLVNKCGAELHEPTWSIILDIIEEIIVHTETSNQPATKQVSISLHETINNIENLLDINHYNGYVQRFYNLVERCSNVRSESSVLKLIEYRASRINPMHHHWQSRLLSLMELYYKTDTRTNIRVKALDVLGNVIQVNRSQYEDELIERIVVPYLQHVDMDPDITIRNVAAYLLVDLCVECETKRCLEFLDILEKIINKPFTSDTSISIDADIKDVKTAVVGIIKILSFKMYHLPSSHAICAYKILVNHLEQHYKDPSVFHNISTIRYLIFDCFLKIRANSLYHLGILDPSNTTIIRYSPYLVLEHSPSERMSNAGGSSSPPPASPALLQHISCQITHISLTYACKAVISCIKQEKDWKVLQLVLKELPQVMQNRALILSWHNSDIDFFATALCSMVSDKNLRLPESLYNVPLKFTLSEFRVYVFPVLASLASYHAHLEPNLQQRLIKCLEIGLTAKCASQCVTSLTTCTLEMRGAMNKLLTEVLSILTKISATVHIAIPILEFLSTLTRLPKVFASFIGDQHMSVFAILLPYTNPFKYNHYTVSLAHHVIAVWFLKCRLPFRRDYVKFITTGLRANVIVPFEEGHLMKSDFSSINEDSSNRKRSSSLTEQGSRGRRERPIMTNRMIGESRALDLKPPIDEALMNFHIELTETCIDLMARYTFSTYSARPKRLPAADFLLKEGQSMTWLLGNRLITVTTSGCSNKAMRGGLCDNCWVACKSRPQSPEHIKSSQTNLRRLSSLETGKEEKLSRQSSGGHGSSNANATANCPIEESKKSIDDIDNTKREILIEKNKKDHKKQSKLEQILEIKKDEEHVLCACWCQGWAEIYVRRPTGDMSWIMRIQNSMQFETPMDFPVHDIMALYMPLPNDVSSKQQESTVDYSGDEAEDGLDKNDFPQSEQSSIMKSMTSSSVSSGPIAIPSSPARPSPSRQSSQDSFESLEEGEDVDIRRARNPVRRSNSSPEMSANWKNPFLNKEKINLQQFDKDLSTMDIDIKLDAELKKHVKTTFSKDMRVSCEAIPEEMFSLGTTPPSSENTTDHPNTLRSQRSYPGAIQATQMTTTSNTVPPSPTTAQAPGNFLTTQVRTSQIQSTGTKPPQSPTQVYSRLVNYDTNQKQMPIAIENKPPIGRNLLIDKKDERPDPSALPPLPIPFRDRGHTISVMSPVTKSRNEWNTARRGNSPRIKESPRTGINPSFVFLQLYHTAHFGTTTEKPLLVPQTTAIQRAVTNLDRIQPYETHKIGVLYVGPGQASNEVEILANQHGSDRYMKFLKDLGTLIRLKDVDESVFLGGLDRNGENGNFAYIWQDDVTQVAFHVATLMPIKQSDPKCTSKKQHIGNNYVTVVYNESGESYNIQTVKGQFNYACVVIQPLDHGTNQVTVQAREELAEHIGHSEPKIISDENLAILARQLALHANLASMVSSSLKQNSHNPYASNWLERLRHIKRLRNRVLQESVSNNADGNSDDLSPRSNKRVYMDDFTEYTT; this is encoded by the exons ATGTTTATTATAGCATTATGTAGAAGTGTTAATGTTGAAACATATTGTCAGATAAGCTGGAAA ATAATGAGAAATTTGTTGGGTACTCATATGGGACATTCTGCATTATATACAATGTGTCGTTTGTTGCAAGATACAAATTATCAACGTGATGTACGGCTCCTTAGAGGTGCTGttttttatgttaatatgGGACTATGGGGTACACATCGAATTCCTAAATTAGTTTGTACACCAACATCAGTTCTGCCTTCATTTCATCAG GCTCTACAATGCAATCATCCAATTGTTATGTATGAAGTTACATTATCAATTCAAAGATTAGTGAATAAGTGTGGTGCTGAACTTCATGAACCTACATGGAGTATTATTCTTGATAtcatagaagaaataatagtaCATACtg aAACTAGTAATCAACCAGCCACAAAACAAGTATCAATAAGCTTGcatgaaacaataaataacattgaaaATCTACTTGATATTAATCATTACAATGGTTATGTACaaagattttataatcttGTAGAACGTTGTAGTAATGTACGCTCT gaATCATCagttttaaaattaatcgaatatagAGCTTCTAGAATAAATCCTATGCATCATCATTGGCAATCTCgactattatcattaatggaactttattataaaactGATACACGTACTAATATAAGAGTAAAAGCTCTTGATGTATTAGGAAATGTCATTCAAGTTAAtag gTCACAATATGAAGATGAGTTAATAGAACGCATAGTTGTGCCATATTTGCAACATGTGGATATGGATCCAGATATCACAATCCGTAATGTTGCTGCATATCTTCTTGTGGACCTTTGCGTAGAATGTGAAACAAAAAGATGTTTGGAGtttttagatatattagagaag ataattaataaaccgTTTACATCAGATACATCAATATCGATTGATGCTGATATAAAGGATGTAAAAACAGCTGTTGttggtataataaaaatactttctttCAAGATGTATCATTTGCCATCAAGTCATGCTATTTGTGCTTACAAAATTTTAGTAAATCATCTTGAGCAGCATTATAAAGATCCTTCTGTCTTCCATAATATATCTACAATTAGATATTTG attTTTGACTGCTTTTTAAAAATCAGAGCAAACAGTTTGTATCATCTTGGTATCCTGGATCCATCAAATACAACAATAATACGTTACAGTCCTTATTTAGTATTGGAACATTCTCCATCTGAAAGAATGAGTAATGCTGGTGGTAGTAGCAGTCCTCCACCTGCTAGCCCTGCACTATTACAGCATATTTCTTGTCAGATTACTCACATATCTTTAACATATGCTTGTAAAGCTGTTATTTCTTgtataaaacaagaaaaag attggAAAGTTTTACAACttgtattaaaagaattacCACAAGTTATGCAAAATAGAGCTTTGATATTATCTTGGCATAATAGTGATATTGATTTCTTTGCTACAGCATTGTGTTCCATG gttagtgataaaaatttaagacTACCAGAATCTTTATATAATGTACCACTTAAGTTTACTCTTTCTGAATTTCGAGTTTATGTCTTTCCAGTATTAGCATCTTTGGCTTCATATCATGCTCACTTAGAACCTAATTTACAACAAAGACTAATAAAATGTTTGGAG ATTGGTTTAACAGCAAAATGTGCTAGTCAGTGTGTTACTAGCCTCACAACTTGTACTTTAGAAATGCGTGGTGCTATGAATAAGCTTTTAACTGAAGTACTTTCAATCTTAACAAAAATCTCAGCTACAGTCCATATTGCTATTCCTATATTGGAATTTTTGTCTA cTCTTACTAGACTACCAAAGGTTTTTGCCAGTTTTATTGGAGATCAGCATATGTCTGTATTTGCTATACTATTGCCATACACTAATCCATTTAAGTATAATCATTATACAGTGTCATTGGCTCATCATGTAATAGCTGTATGGTTTTTAAAATGTAGACTGCCATTTAGAAGAGattatgttaaatttattactacA GGTCTTCGCGCAAATGTGATAGTTCCTTTTGAAGAAGGACATTTGATGAAATCTGATTTTAGTTCAATTAATGAAGATTCTTCAAATAGAAAGCGTAGTTCTAGTCTAACAGAGcag ggCAGTAGaggtagaagagaaagacCAATAATGACCAACCGTATGATAGGAGAAAGTAGAGCCTTAGATTTGAAACCACCAATTGATGAGGCATTAATGAATTTTCACATTGAACTTACAGAAACTTGTATCGATCTTATGGCTCGATATACTTTCTCAACTTATTCTGCTCGTCCAAAGAG gtTACCAGCAGcagattttcttcttaaagaaGGTCAATCTATGACGTGGCTTCTTGGTAATAGACTTATTACTGTTACAACAAGTGGCTGCAGTAATAAAGCAATGCGTGGTGGTTTATGTGACAATTGTTGGGTAGCATGTAAATCCAGGCCTCAATCACCTGAACATATAAAGTCTTCCCAAACAAATTTACGCAGATTATCTAGTTTGGAG actgggaaagaagaaaaattgtctaGACAATCTTCCGGTGGACATGGAAGTTCTAATGCAAATGCTACTGCGAATTGTCCAATTGAAGAATCTAAAAAATCAATAGATGATATTGATAATACAAAACGAGAAATTCtcatagaaaagaataaaaaagatcataaaaaGCAATCAAAATTAGAACAAAtacttgaaattaaaaaagatgaagaacaTGTACTTTGCGCTTGCTGGTGTCAAGGTTGGGCTGAAATATATGTGCGTAGACCTACAGGTGATATGTCCTGGATTATGAGAATTCAAAATTCTATGCAATTTGAAACTCCAATGGATTTTCCTGTACACGACATTATGGCTCTTTATATGCCGCTTCCAAATGATGTATCAAGCAAGCAACAAGAATCTACTGTAGATTACTCAGGAGATGAAGCAGAG gATGGActagataaaaatgattttccacAAAGTGAACAAAGTAGTATAATGAAATCAATGACTTCTTCGTCTGTATCTTCAGGGCCAATTGCAATACCCAGTTCACCTGCTCGTCCGAGTCCTTCGCGTCAAAGTTCACAAGACAGTTTTGAAAGTttagaggaaggagaagatg tagaTATCAGACGGGCTCGAAATCCAGTACGTAGATCTAACTCAAGTCCTGAAATGAGTGCTAACTGGAAAAatccatttttaaataaagaaaagattaatttacAACAATTTGATAAAGATCTGTCTACTATggatatagatattaaattagatGCAGAATTGAAAAAACATGTAAAAACTACTTTTTCAAAAGACATGAG agTAAGTTGTGAAGCAATACCAGAAGAAATGTTTAGCTTGGGCACTACACCTCCATCATCAGAGAATACTACAGATCATCCAAATACTTTACGATCACAGCGTTCGTATCCGGGAGCAATACAAGCCACGCAAATGACAACTACCAGTAATACTGTACCACCATCTCCTACAACTGCACAG gCACCTGGAAATTTTTTGACAACACAAGTTCGCACATCGCAAATCCAGTCGACAGGAACAAAACCTCCGCAATCGCCTACACAAGTTTATTCTCGTTTGGTCAATTATGATACTAATCAGAAACAGATGCCAATAGCTATTGAAAATAAACCTCCTATTGGTAGAAATCTACTTATCGATAAg AAAGATGAAAGGCCGGATCCCTCTGCATTACCACCTTTACCAATACCTTTTCGTGATAGAGGACATACTATATCTGTAATGAGTCCAGTTACGAAGTCCCGTAATGAATGGAATACTGCTCGTCGAGGTAATTCACCACGTATTAAGGAATCCCCTCGAACCGGTATTAATCctag ttttgtatttttacaattatatcaCACTGCACATTTTGGTACTACAACAGAAAAGCCTTTATTAGTCCCTCAAACAACTGCTATACAAAGAGCAGTAACAAATTTGGATAGAATACAACCATATGAAACACATAAAATTGGAGTATTATATGTTGGTCCAGGACAAGCTTCAAATGAGGTTGAGATTTTAGCAAATCAGCATGGTTCTGATCGAtacatgaaatttttaaaagatttaggAACTTTGATACGACTAAAAGATGTAGATGAAAGTGTATTTTTAGGAGGATTAGATCGCAATGGTGAAAATGGAAATTTTGCATATATATGGCAAGATGATGTTACACAA gTTGCATTTCATGTAGCTACATTGATGCCAATAAAACAAAGTGATCCAAAATGCACTTCAAAGAAACAACACATtggaaataattatgtaaCTGTTGTTTATAATGAATCCGGAGAGTCGTATAATATTCAGACTGTTAAg ggACAATTTAATTATGCTTGTGTTGTGATCCAACCTTTAGATCATGGCACTAATCAAGTAACAGTACAAGCAAGAGAAGAACTTGCAGAACATATTGGTCATAGTGAACCAAAAATTATCTCTGATGAAAACCTAGCTATACTTGCACGTCAACTTGCTTTACATGCAAAT CTAGCTTCGATGGTATCTTCTTCCTTAAAACAAAACAGTCATAATCCATATGCTTCCAACTGGTTGGAACGTTTGAGGCATATTAAAAGACTACGAAACAGAGTACTACAAGAATCCGTAAGTAATAATGCTGATGGTAATTCAGATGATTTGTCACCAAGATCTAATAAACGAGTTTATATGGATGACTTTACTGAATATactacataa
- the LOC124954196 gene encoding tuberin isoform X4 has product MSSKDKDNKTLHDKLKQFFRINKGNYKSREDFTLSHDIEKDISPDSPVHHRTKVIKDLCDAVLNQQWEDRAAERLWNLVQDLLGKDIPREHRHVTLNFLKCLVQGQYSKLSSLMRVKFFMVVKDHNIPEDIGPRLELLQSLTENGKDILHLEERMGPFVLEWLPTVTNDDGKRGAEFLSLLVNIIKFNSAYIDEHIISGLIQCICHLCYYSNNTDVVSGCLEVLDAIVCYNNLQSDSLQMFIIALCRSVNVETYCQISWKIMRNLLGTHMGHSALYTMCRLLQDTNYQRDVRLLRGAVFYVNMGLWGTHRIPKLVCTPTSVLPSFHQALQCNHPIVMYEVTLSIQRLVNKCGAELHEPTWSIILDIIEEIIVHTETSNQPATKQVSISLHETINNIENLLDINHYNGYVQRFYNLVERCSNVRSESSVLKLIEYRASRINPMHHHWQSRLLSLMELYYKTDTRTNIRVKALDVLGNVIQVNRSQYEDELIERIVVPYLQHVDMDPDITIRNVAAYLLVDLCVECETKRCLEFLDILEKIINKPFTSDTSISIDADIKDVKTAVVGIIKILSFKMYHLPSSHAICAYKILVNHLEQHYKDPSVFHNISTIRYLIFDCFLKIRANSLYHLGILDPSNTTIIRYSPYLVLEHSPSERMSNAGGSSSPPPASPALLQHISCQITHISLTYACKAVISCIKQEKDWKVLQLVLKELPQVMQNRALILSWHNSDIDFFATALCSMVSDKNLRLPESLYNVPLKFTLSEFRVYVFPVLASLASYHAHLEPNLQQRLIKCLEIGLTAKCASQCVTSLTTCTLEMRGAMNKLLTEVLSILTKISATVHIAIPILEFLSTLTRLPKVFASFIGDQHMSVFAILLPYTNPFKYNHYTVSLAHHVIAVWFLKCRLPFRRDYVKFITTGLRANVIVPFEEGHLMKSDFSSINEDSSNRKRSSSLTEQGSRGRRERPIMTNRMIGESRALDLKPPIDEALMNFHIELTETCIDLMARYTFSTYSARPKRLPAADFLLKEGQSMTWLLGNRLITVTTSGCSNKAMRGGLCDNCWVACKSRPQSPEHIKSSQTNLRRLSSLETGKEEKLSRQSSGGHGSSNANATANCPIEESKKSIDDIDNTKREILIEKNKKDHKKQSKLEQILEIKKDEEHVLCACWCQGWAEIYVRRPTGDMSWIMRIQNSMQFETPMDFPVHDIMALYMPLPNDVSSKQQESTVDYSGDEAEDGLDKNDFPQSEQSSIMKSMTSSSVSSGPIAIPSSPARPSPSRQSSQDSFESLEEGEDVDIRRARNPVRRSNSSPEMSANWKNPFLNKEKINLQQFDKDLSTMDIDIKLDAELKKHVKTTFSKDMRVSCEAIPEEMFSLGTTPPSSENTTDHPNTLRSQRSYPGAIQATQMTTTSNTVPPSPTTAQAPGNFLTTQVRTSQIQSTGTKPPQSPTQVYSRLVNYDTNQKQMPIAIENKPPIER; this is encoded by the exons atgagttcaaaggataaagataataaaactttACACGATAAATTGAAGCAATTCTTTCGTATTAATAAAG gaAATTATAAAAGTCGTGAAGATTTTACATTGTCACATGacattgaaaaagatattagtCCTGATAGTCCAGTACATCATCGTACAAAAGTTATTAAAGATTTGTGTGATGCAGTACTTAATCAACAATGggaagat agAGCAGCTGAACGTTTATGGAATTTAGTTCAAGATTTATTGGGAAAGGATATACCACGTGAACATAGACATGTAAcattaaatttcttaaaatgtCTTGTGCAAGGGCAATATTCcaaattatcttctttaatgcgagtaaaattttttatggtAGTAAAAGATCATAATATTCCTGAAGACATTGGTCCTAg gTTAGAATTGCTCCAAAGTTTAACAGAAAATGGAAAGGATATTTTACATTTGGAGGAAAGAATGGGCCCATTTGTATTAGAATGGCTCCCAACAGTAACTAATGATGATGGTAAACGGGGTGCTGAATTTCTATCACTCTTAGTTAACATTATAAAGTTTAATTCTGCTTACATCGATGAACATATTATTTCGGGTCTTATTca GTGTATTTGTCatctttgttattatagtaataacaCGGATGTAGTCTCAGGATGCTTAGAGGTTCTCGATGCAATTGTATGCTACAATAATTTACAATCAGATTCATTACAGATGTTTATTATAGCATTATGTAGAAGTGTTAATGTTGAAACATATTGTCAGATAAGCTGGAAA ATAATGAGAAATTTGTTGGGTACTCATATGGGACATTCTGCATTATATACAATGTGTCGTTTGTTGCAAGATACAAATTATCAACGTGATGTACGGCTCCTTAGAGGTGCTGttttttatgttaatatgGGACTATGGGGTACACATCGAATTCCTAAATTAGTTTGTACACCAACATCAGTTCTGCCTTCATTTCATCAG GCTCTACAATGCAATCATCCAATTGTTATGTATGAAGTTACATTATCAATTCAAAGATTAGTGAATAAGTGTGGTGCTGAACTTCATGAACCTACATGGAGTATTATTCTTGATAtcatagaagaaataatagtaCATACtg aAACTAGTAATCAACCAGCCACAAAACAAGTATCAATAAGCTTGcatgaaacaataaataacattgaaaATCTACTTGATATTAATCATTACAATGGTTATGTACaaagattttataatcttGTAGAACGTTGTAGTAATGTACGCTCT gaATCATCagttttaaaattaatcgaatatagAGCTTCTAGAATAAATCCTATGCATCATCATTGGCAATCTCgactattatcattaatggaactttattataaaactGATACACGTACTAATATAAGAGTAAAAGCTCTTGATGTATTAGGAAATGTCATTCAAGTTAAtag gTCACAATATGAAGATGAGTTAATAGAACGCATAGTTGTGCCATATTTGCAACATGTGGATATGGATCCAGATATCACAATCCGTAATGTTGCTGCATATCTTCTTGTGGACCTTTGCGTAGAATGTGAAACAAAAAGATGTTTGGAGtttttagatatattagagaag ataattaataaaccgTTTACATCAGATACATCAATATCGATTGATGCTGATATAAAGGATGTAAAAACAGCTGTTGttggtataataaaaatactttctttCAAGATGTATCATTTGCCATCAAGTCATGCTATTTGTGCTTACAAAATTTTAGTAAATCATCTTGAGCAGCATTATAAAGATCCTTCTGTCTTCCATAATATATCTACAATTAGATATTTG attTTTGACTGCTTTTTAAAAATCAGAGCAAACAGTTTGTATCATCTTGGTATCCTGGATCCATCAAATACAACAATAATACGTTACAGTCCTTATTTAGTATTGGAACATTCTCCATCTGAAAGAATGAGTAATGCTGGTGGTAGTAGCAGTCCTCCACCTGCTAGCCCTGCACTATTACAGCATATTTCTTGTCAGATTACTCACATATCTTTAACATATGCTTGTAAAGCTGTTATTTCTTgtataaaacaagaaaaag attggAAAGTTTTACAACttgtattaaaagaattacCACAAGTTATGCAAAATAGAGCTTTGATATTATCTTGGCATAATAGTGATATTGATTTCTTTGCTACAGCATTGTGTTCCATG gttagtgataaaaatttaagacTACCAGAATCTTTATATAATGTACCACTTAAGTTTACTCTTTCTGAATTTCGAGTTTATGTCTTTCCAGTATTAGCATCTTTGGCTTCATATCATGCTCACTTAGAACCTAATTTACAACAAAGACTAATAAAATGTTTGGAG ATTGGTTTAACAGCAAAATGTGCTAGTCAGTGTGTTACTAGCCTCACAACTTGTACTTTAGAAATGCGTGGTGCTATGAATAAGCTTTTAACTGAAGTACTTTCAATCTTAACAAAAATCTCAGCTACAGTCCATATTGCTATTCCTATATTGGAATTTTTGTCTA cTCTTACTAGACTACCAAAGGTTTTTGCCAGTTTTATTGGAGATCAGCATATGTCTGTATTTGCTATACTATTGCCATACACTAATCCATTTAAGTATAATCATTATACAGTGTCATTGGCTCATCATGTAATAGCTGTATGGTTTTTAAAATGTAGACTGCCATTTAGAAGAGattatgttaaatttattactacA GGTCTTCGCGCAAATGTGATAGTTCCTTTTGAAGAAGGACATTTGATGAAATCTGATTTTAGTTCAATTAATGAAGATTCTTCAAATAGAAAGCGTAGTTCTAGTCTAACAGAGcag ggCAGTAGaggtagaagagaaagacCAATAATGACCAACCGTATGATAGGAGAAAGTAGAGCCTTAGATTTGAAACCACCAATTGATGAGGCATTAATGAATTTTCACATTGAACTTACAGAAACTTGTATCGATCTTATGGCTCGATATACTTTCTCAACTTATTCTGCTCGTCCAAAGAG gtTACCAGCAGcagattttcttcttaaagaaGGTCAATCTATGACGTGGCTTCTTGGTAATAGACTTATTACTGTTACAACAAGTGGCTGCAGTAATAAAGCAATGCGTGGTGGTTTATGTGACAATTGTTGGGTAGCATGTAAATCCAGGCCTCAATCACCTGAACATATAAAGTCTTCCCAAACAAATTTACGCAGATTATCTAGTTTGGAG actgggaaagaagaaaaattgtctaGACAATCTTCCGGTGGACATGGAAGTTCTAATGCAAATGCTACTGCGAATTGTCCAATTGAAGAATCTAAAAAATCAATAGATGATATTGATAATACAAAACGAGAAATTCtcatagaaaagaataaaaaagatcataaaaaGCAATCAAAATTAGAACAAAtacttgaaattaaaaaagatgaagaacaTGTACTTTGCGCTTGCTGGTGTCAAGGTTGGGCTGAAATATATGTGCGTAGACCTACAGGTGATATGTCCTGGATTATGAGAATTCAAAATTCTATGCAATTTGAAACTCCAATGGATTTTCCTGTACACGACATTATGGCTCTTTATATGCCGCTTCCAAATGATGTATCAAGCAAGCAACAAGAATCTACTGTAGATTACTCAGGAGATGAAGCAGAG gATGGActagataaaaatgattttccacAAAGTGAACAAAGTAGTATAATGAAATCAATGACTTCTTCGTCTGTATCTTCAGGGCCAATTGCAATACCCAGTTCACCTGCTCGTCCGAGTCCTTCGCGTCAAAGTTCACAAGACAGTTTTGAAAGTttagaggaaggagaagatg tagaTATCAGACGGGCTCGAAATCCAGTACGTAGATCTAACTCAAGTCCTGAAATGAGTGCTAACTGGAAAAatccatttttaaataaagaaaagattaatttacAACAATTTGATAAAGATCTGTCTACTATggatatagatattaaattagatGCAGAATTGAAAAAACATGTAAAAACTACTTTTTCAAAAGACATGAG agTAAGTTGTGAAGCAATACCAGAAGAAATGTTTAGCTTGGGCACTACACCTCCATCATCAGAGAATACTACAGATCATCCAAATACTTTACGATCACAGCGTTCGTATCCGGGAGCAATACAAGCCACGCAAATGACAACTACCAGTAATACTGTACCACCATCTCCTACAACTGCACAG gCACCTGGAAATTTTTTGACAACACAAGTTCGCACATCGCAAATCCAGTCGACAGGAACAAAACCTCCGCAATCGCCTACACAAGTTTATTCTCGTTTGGTCAATTATGATACTAATCAGAAACAGATGCCAATAGCTATTGAAAATAAACCTCCTATTG AAAGATGA